In Drosophila simulans strain w501 chromosome 3R, Prin_Dsim_3.1, whole genome shotgun sequence, a single window of DNA contains:
- the LOC6726727 gene encoding solute carrier family 22 member 4 isoform X3, whose amino-acid sequence MSFIHPDASLMGSNGNPPSSMEDSVSKPEDEPRRSPLIDRLEIKIVMLNVQAESPLLPLKDDEPSPPQVHSSSHISASRSPHFGTSAGDLEPKHLPTPPHNSPSNEQAKCEGPEGEANNNNSTSSNHNHKPNHEGTFYKDIRTHRRQHEYQLYPNDTFAQLEGRAPKPNTKMQTKVDAVGRITGPWGRWQLRTVLLIFLCKIPSSWFMACIIFTAPAPRHGEFFCKPPHTIGAQNQTQWIKVSHPQKEESDDQEFSIDFCNVYQDAQEHAHHYYNYENSDQEPRVWEKPLHRNSNVIPCTEFQHESDYHSVVTQYDLVCSRDILVSVTQFFHLFGVLTGGILANQLLKYFSPRNVMLFGMITQIFCGNLTGHVASYELHVFFRCLSAVCCAQMYTAGGQIMADITGGKYRTCVSTLFEQFWSIGVMMLPGVASFWSSWSHLYMAISWPTVILIYLWQWIPDSPRWLIARGRTQEAKKILLECVEVNGTGYNLPHDIDQQLELQAQTAMDAPPPSGWWSMWKGERAVRHIVCVHLAWSLYIVVYYGMLLNIRSFSRDHLYINTFIAGFSEMMGTFFGLFLILKTTRKWLWTGLFNIVAGCIAYCGWLVPKPSVIGLDPNVALLMCSAMVSKMAISTTLSILTTCTVELVSDDKKKITSFSTICWARFWLLGAPFIGSTVVFGQLIPQTAFASLAILGGLCTSLISSPRTHPISRPSSPAAQGTQNMASQFTIIDGMDNKGYTPTAKTIHSNSTILKLSTPQSNLPPQLMPGIWTTKITEDGPPM is encoded by the exons CCCTTTGCTGCCCCTGAAGGACGACGAGCCATCGCCCCCTCAAGTCCACAGTTCCTCGCACATATCAGCCAGTAGGTCACCCCACTTCGGCACCTCAGCTGGCGACCTCGAGCCAAAGCACCTCCCAACGCCACCACACAACTCCCCGTCCAACGAGCAGGCCAAGTGCGAGGGTCCGGAAGGAgaggccaacaacaataacagcaccagcagcaaccacaatcACAAGCCCAACCACGAGGGTACGTTCTACAAGGACATTCGCACCCATAGGCGCCAGCACGAGTATCAGCTCTATCCCAACGACACCTTCGCTCAACTGGAGGGCAGGGCCCCCAAGCCGAACACCAAGATGCAGACCAAAGTGGATGCGGTGGGCCGGATCACGGGTCCGTGGGGAAGGTGGCAGCTGCGAACGGTGCTACTGATCTTCCTGTGCAAGATTCCATCGTCCTGGTTCATGGCCTGCATCATTTTCACGGCCCCAGCACCGAGGCACGGCGAGTTCTTCTGCAAGCCCCCCCACACAATCGGAGCCCAGAACCAAACGCAATGGATCAAGGTCTCGCATCCGCAGAAGGAGGAGAGCGACGACCAGGAGTTCAGCATCGACTTCTGCAATGTCTACCAGGATGCCCAGGAGCACGCCCATCACTATTACAACTACGAGAACAGTGACCAGGAGCCGCGCGTGTGGGAGAAACCTCTGCACCGCAACTCCAACGTGATTCCCTGCACGGAGTTCCAGCACGAGTCCGACTACCACTCGGTGGTCACGCAGTACGACTTGGTCTGCTCCCGGGACATTCTCGTATCCGTCACCCAGTTCTTCCATCTCTTTGGCGTGCTCACCGGAGGCATCCTGGCTAATCAGCTGCTGAAATA TTTCAGTCCCCGAAATGTGATGCTCTTCGGCATGATCACGCAGATATTTTGTGGCAACCTCACGGGGCACGTGGCCTCCTACGAGCTCCACGTGTTCTTCCGCTGCCTCTCCGCCGTATGCTGTGCCCAGATGTACACGGCCGGAGGCCAAATCA TGGCCGACATAACGGGGGGAAAGTACCGAACTTGCGTCTCCACGCTCTTTGAGCAGTTCTGGTCTATTGGGGTTATGATGTTGCCCGGAGTGGCCAGCTTCTGGTCCAGCTGGTCCCACCTCTACATGGCCATCTCGTGGCCAACTGTGATACTTATCTATCTGTGGCA GTGGATCCCCGACTCGCCGCGATGGCTGATCGCCCGCGGACGCACTCAGGAGGCCAAGAAGATCTTGCTGGAGTGCGTGGAGGTGAATGGGACGGGCTACAACCTGCCGCACGACATCgaccagcagctggagctgcaggcgCAGACCGCCATGGACGCTCCTCCGCCGAGTGGCTGGTGGTCGATGTGGAAGGGAGAGCGAGCGGTGCGAcacattgtgtgtgtgcacctGGCCTGGTCGCTGTACATCGTGGTCTACTACGGCATGCTGCTCAACATCCGCTCCTTCAGTCGCGACCACCTGTACATTAACACCTTTATCGCGGGCTTCAGCGAGATGATGGGCACTTTCTTCGGGCTCTTCCTGATTCTGAAGACCACCCGCAAGTGGCTGTGGACGGGACTCTTTAACATCGTGGCAGGATGCATTGCCTACTGCGGCTGGCTGGTTCCGAAGCCCAGCGTGATTGGGCTGGATCCGAATGTAGCCCTGCTGATGTGCTCGGCCATGGTCTCGAAGATGGCCATATCCACTACGCTCAGTATACTCACTACCTGCACGGTGGAGCTGGTTTCAGATGACAAGAAGAAGATCACTTCCTTCTCCACGATTTGCTGGGCCCGCTTCTGGCTGCTGGGAGCGCCCTTTATTGGATCCACTGTGGTCTTCGGCCAGCTGATTCCCCAGACGGCCTTCGCATCTCTGGCCATTCTCGGTGGCCTGTGCACCTCCCTGATCAGCAGTCCCAGGACCCATCCCATCTCAAGACCTTCCTCGCCTGCTGCACAGGGAACCCAGAACATGGCCTCGCAGTTCACCATCATCGACGGCATGGACAACAAGGGCTACACGCCCACCGCGAAGACCATCCACTCGAACAGCACTATTTTGAAACTAAGCACGCCGCAATCGAATCTACCTCCTCAACTGATGCCCGGCATTTGGACGACCAAGATAACCGAGGATGGCCCACCCATGTGA